A genomic segment from Malaclemys terrapin pileata isolate rMalTer1 chromosome 1, rMalTer1.hap1, whole genome shotgun sequence encodes:
- the LOC128833116 gene encoding olfactory receptor 52B2-like: protein MMPADNHTVFDPVSYILIGIPGTEESHFWIAIPFCLIYVTSLVGNSLLLIIIVTERSLHEPMYLFVSMLAVADLLLSTTTVPKMLAVFWFRAGEISIAACLTQMFFIHASFIAESAILLAMAFDRYVAICNPLRYTAVLTKSVIVKMGLAVVTRSFCIIFPLIFLVKQLKFCRTNLLPHAYCEHMILARVACNDITVHVWYGVAVAILVIGLDIVLIAVSYGLILRAVFLLPSKEARLKALRTCGSHVCVILMFYVPAVFSSLPHQFGYIIPRYIFNLLANLYVLIPPMLNPIVYGVTTKEILKRVINVFYQCCSRSSLLS, encoded by the coding sequence ATGATGCCAGCTGACAATCACACTGTTTTTGACCCTGTTAGTTACATCCTGATTGGCATCCCGGGTACGGAGGAGTCTCATTTCTGGATTGCCATCCCCTTCTGTCTGATTTACGTTACATCACTTGTTGGGAACTCTCTCCTACTCATCATCATAGTAACAGAACgaagcctccatgagcccatgtatcTATTCGTGTCCATGCTGGCTGTTGCTGATCTGCTGTTATCTACCACTACAGTGCCCAAGATGCTGGCTGTATTCTGGTTTAGAGCGGGAGAAATTTCTATTGCTGCCTGCCTGACCCAGATGTTCTTCATCCATGCCAGTTTTATTGCCGAGTCGGCCATCCTGCTGGCCATGGCGTTTGATCGGTACGTTGCCATCTGCAACCCCCTGAGATATACCGCTGTGCTAACCAAGTCTGTGATTGTGAAGATGGGGCTGGCAGTTGTCACAAGAAGTTTCTGTATCATTTTTCCTCTCATCTTTCTCGTGAAGCAGCTGAAGTTCTGCAGaaccaacctcctgcctcacGCCTATTGTGAGCATATGATCCTAGCCCGGGTGGCCTGCAATGACATCACAGTCCACGTCTGGTATGGTGTAGCTGTGGCTATTTTAGTAATTGGTTTAGATATTGTGCTCATTGCTGTATCATATGGGTTGATCCTCAGGGCCGTCTTCCTGCTCCCCTCCAAGGAAGCCCGACTCAAGGCTCTCCGCACCTGCGGCTCCCATGTCTGTGTCATACTGATGTTCTACGTGCCGGCTGTTTTCTCCTCTTTACCACACCAGTTTGGGTACATCATCCCACGTTATATTTTCAACCTACTGGCCAACCTCTATGTGCTCATTCCCCCCATGTTAAACCCCATCGTTTATGGGGTGACAACAAAAGAGATCCTGAAACGGGTGATCAATGTGTTTTATCAATGCTGCAGCAGAAGCTCCCTGCTCAGCTAA